A region of Osmerus eperlanus chromosome 9, fOsmEpe2.1, whole genome shotgun sequence DNA encodes the following proteins:
- the lgals3b gene encoding galectin-3b isoform X2 has product MDLSDALGDDGMTTNSPWPGQTQQAGGAVWPGQQPNQPAWPGQQPNQPAWPGQAGQAGQPGAPVWPGGQPGQPAWPGQPAQQPQWPGPQPGQPSQPGWPAQPSQPTAPGWPSPNPGPSPGPPMAAQKSLTVPYDQMLPNGLYDKLLITINGRINPNCKMFTLNLSRGNEIAMHLNPRFDDHGKKTIVRNSLIANSWGKEEREHRQFPFVLGQPFELKILCTASEFRVAVNKVHLFEFKHRMRDLQTINHLCIYNDVSLSSVLLERLP; this is encoded by the exons ATGGAT ctgtCAGATGCATTGGGGGATGATGGTATGACAACCAACAGTCCCTGGCCAGGTCAGACCCAGCAGGCAGGGGGTGCTGTTTGGCCAGGCCAACAGCCCAACCAGCCAGCATGGCCAG GCCAACAGCCCAACCAGCCAGCTTGGCCTGGACAGGCTGGGCAGGCTGGACAGCCTGGGGCACCTGTATGGCCAGGTGGGCAGCCGGGACAACCAGCTTGGCCAGGACAGCCAGCCCAACAACCCCAGTGGCCTGGGCCCCAACCTGGGCAACCCTCTCAGCCCGGGTGGCCTGCCCAGCCAAGCCAACCCACAGCCCCGGGGTGGCCTAGTCCAAACCCAGGTCCAAGCCCCGGCCCACCAATGGCAGCTCAGAAGTCTCTG ACGGTGCCCTATGATCAGATGCTGCCAAACGGACTGTACGACAAGCTGCTCATCACCATCAACGGGAGGATCAACCCCAACTGCAAAAT GTTCACTTTGAACCTGTCAAGAGGAAATGAGATTGCCATGCACCTGAACCCTCGCTTTGATGACCACGGCAAGAAGACCATTGTCAGGAACAGCCTCATTGCTAACAGCTGGggcaaggaggagagggaacacaGACAGTTCCCTTTCGTTCTGGGACAGCCATTTGAG CTCAAGATCTTGTGCACAGCCAGTGAGTTCCGAGTAGCTGTCAACAAGGTCCACCTGTTTGAGTTCAAACACCGTATGCGTGACCTCCAGACCATCAACCATCTGTGCATCTACAACGACGTCAGCTTGTCCTCGGTGCTGCTCGAGAGGCTACCCTGA
- the lgals3b gene encoding galectin-3b isoform X1: MDLSDALGDDGMTTNSPWPGQTQQAGGAVWPGQQPNQPAWPGQQPNQPAWPGQQPNQPAWPGQAGQAGQPGAPVWPGGQPGQPAWPGQPAQQPQWPGPQPGQPSQPGWPAQPSQPTAPGWPSPNPGPSPGPPMAAQKSLTVPYDQMLPNGLYDKLLITINGRINPNCKMFTLNLSRGNEIAMHLNPRFDDHGKKTIVRNSLIANSWGKEEREHRQFPFVLGQPFELKILCTASEFRVAVNKVHLFEFKHRMRDLQTINHLCIYNDVSLSSVLLERLP, encoded by the exons ATGGAT ctgtCAGATGCATTGGGGGATGATGGTATGACAACCAACAGTCCCTGGCCAGGTCAGACCCAGCAGGCAGGGGGTGCTGTTTGGCCAGGCCAACAGCCCAACCAGCCAGCATGGCCAGGCCAACAGCCCAACCAGCCAGCATGGCCAGGCCAACAGCCCAACCAGCCAGCTTGGCCTGGACAGGCTGGGCAGGCTGGACAGCCTGGGGCACCTGTATGGCCAGGTGGGCAGCCGGGACAACCAGCTTGGCCAGGACAGCCAGCCCAACAACCCCAGTGGCCTGGGCCCCAACCTGGGCAACCCTCTCAGCCCGGGTGGCCTGCCCAGCCAAGCCAACCCACAGCCCCGGGGTGGCCTAGTCCAAACCCAGGTCCAAGCCCCGGCCCACCAATGGCAGCTCAGAAGTCTCTG ACGGTGCCCTATGATCAGATGCTGCCAAACGGACTGTACGACAAGCTGCTCATCACCATCAACGGGAGGATCAACCCCAACTGCAAAAT GTTCACTTTGAACCTGTCAAGAGGAAATGAGATTGCCATGCACCTGAACCCTCGCTTTGATGACCACGGCAAGAAGACCATTGTCAGGAACAGCCTCATTGCTAACAGCTGGggcaaggaggagagggaacacaGACAGTTCCCTTTCGTTCTGGGACAGCCATTTGAG CTCAAGATCTTGTGCACAGCCAGTGAGTTCCGAGTAGCTGTCAACAAGGTCCACCTGTTTGAGTTCAAACACCGTATGCGTGACCTCCAGACCATCAACCATCTGTGCATCTACAACGACGTCAGCTTGTCCTCGGTGCTGCTCGAGAGGCTACCCTGA